TTAAATTTATTAATAACATGCAAGAAAATGAGAATATTAAATAGATGAATAAAAAAATTCTTGAAGTATGTTTATCTCCAGATTTAGGTGGTTTAGAACTGTATGCATATAGTTGTTATAAAAACTTTTCGTCTAATACGGAGGTTTTTATGGCAATCTCAAAAGGTAGTAAATTAGATCAATACTTTGATGATCCGAATAAGGTTTATATAAAACGAAGTAAATTTCCTTTAGCAAGTGCATGGAGATTGGCGAAATATATAGATAAACAAACAGTTGATGTCGTGCATTTTCATTGGACAAAAGATATATTAACAGTTGTTCTTGCAAAGATTTTAAGTAAAAGAAAACCAACAGTGATACAGTCTAGGCATATGAGAATGACACGTTTTAAAAATGATCTCTATCATAGATGGCTGTATAAAAATATAGAGATGATGCACGCAGTGACAAATGAAGTACACAAACAATTGGTGAAGTTTATACCTGAAGATATTGTGCCCAAAGTTACGACAATTTATCCTGGTGTCAAAAGAAAATCTATTTTAGATATTTCAAGTTTAGAACAAATGTATAAAAGTACTGATACTTTCACTGTCGGTATTATTGGTCGTATAGAAGAAGCTAAAGGGCAGATTGTAGCTATAGAAGCTATTTCAAAATTAAAAGAGTTAAATATCCAGCTAATTATTGTTGGGGCAGCTATGGATGAAGACTATTTAGTTAGGTTAAAAAATATAGTCAAGAATTTGTCTATAGAAAATAAAGTAATCTTTACGGGCTTTACAAAAGAAGTAGATAAATATATGCAATTGTGTGACATAAGTA
This region of Sulfurimonas sp. C5 genomic DNA includes:
- a CDS encoding glycosyltransferase family 4 protein translates to MNKKILEVCLSPDLGGLELYAYSCYKNFSSNTEVFMAISKGSKLDQYFDDPNKVYIKRSKFPLASAWRLAKYIDKQTVDVVHFHWTKDILTVVLAKILSKRKPTVIQSRHMRMTRFKNDLYHRWLYKNIEMMHAVTNEVHKQLVKFIPEDIVPKVTTIYPGVKRKSILDISSLEQMYKSTDTFTVGIIGRIEEAKGQIVAIEAISKLKELNIQLIIVGAAMDEDYLVRLKNIVKNLSIENKVIFTGFTKEVDKYMQLCDISIMATENETFGLVVIESMANGTPVIAKNMGGPLEIIENNVDGLFYDGSPSDLASKIKLLYDDKNLLQKLCENGMKKVENQFDFENQLNKLYKVINES